From a region of the Alosa sapidissima isolate fAloSap1 chromosome 9, fAloSap1.pri, whole genome shotgun sequence genome:
- the LOC121718045 gene encoding dynamin-2-like isoform X7 — translation MGNRGMEDLIPLVNKLQDAFSSIGQSCNLDLPQIAVVGGQSAGKSSVLENFVGRDFLPRGSGIVTRRPLVLQLVNNIAEYAEFLHCKDKKFVDFDEVRREIEAETDRITGSNKGISPIPINLRVFSPNVLNLTLIDLPGMTKVAVGDQPVDIEFQIRDMLLQFITRENCLILAVTPANTDLANSDALKIAKEVDPQGLRTIGVITKLDLMDEGTDARDIFENKLLPLRRGYIGVVNRSQKDIDGRKDISAALTAERKFFLSHPAYRHIAERMGTPHLQKALNQQLTNHIRDTLPTLRSKLQSQLLSLEKEVEEYKNFKPDDPQRKTKALLQMVQQFGVDFEKRIEGSGDQVDTVELSGGARINRVFHEIFPYELFKMKFDEKELRREISYAIKNIHGVRTGLFTPDLAFEAIVKKQIVKLKEPCLKCIDQVIQELINTVRQCSCKLTSYPRLREETERIVTTHVREREGKTKEQVLLLIDMELSYINTNHEDFIGFANAQQRTANVSKKRAMPNQGRGAFFHRNTVRDKFLLSSFCDQTWLVDHQHQYYEGRV, via the exons GGACTTTCTTCCACGAGGCTCAGGGATCGTCACCCGCAGACCTTTGGTCCTTCAGCTGGTCAACAACAtagcag AGTATGCCGAGTTCCTGCACTGTAAGGACAAGAAGTTTGTGGACTTCGATGAAGTCCGTCGGGAGATTGAGGCGGAGACGGACCGGATCACTGGTTCCAATAAGGGGATCTCCCCCATACCCATCAACCTTCGAGTCTTCTCACCCaacg TCTTGAACTTGACCTTGATCGACCTCCCGGGCATGACGAAGGTTGCTGTGGGTGACCAGCCAGTAGACATCGAGTTTCAGATCAGGGACATGCTTCTTCAGTTCATCACCAGGGAGAATTGTCTCATCCTGGCTGTGACGCCAGCTAACACTGACCTGGCCAACTCAGACGCCCTCAAGATCGCCAAAGAGGTCGACCCACAGG GCCTGAGGACCATCGGCGTGATCACCAAGCTGGACCTGATGGACGAGGGGACAGACGCGAGAGACATCTTTGAGAACAAGCTGCTGCCGCTGCGcagag GTTACATTGGTGTGGTGAACCGTAGTCAGAAGGACATTGACGGCAGGAAGGACATCAGTGCGGCTCTCACCGCTGAAAGGAAGTTCTTCCTGTCGCACCCGGCATACCGCCACATAGCCGAGCGGATGGGCACCCCTCACCTGCAGAAGGCCCTCAACCAG CAACTGACCAACCACATCCGCGACACTCTGCCGACTCTGCGCAGCAAACTGCAGTCTCAGCTGCTCTCGCTGGAGAAGGAAGTGGAGGAGTACAAAAACTTCAAGCCCGATGACCCGCAGCGAAAGACCAAGGCTTTACTCCA GATGGTTCAACAGTTCGGTGTGGACTTTGAGAAGCGCATCGAGGGTTCAGGTGACCAAGTGGACACTGTGGAACTTTCTGGAGGTGCTCGCATCAACCGCGTCTTCCACGAGATCTTCCCCTACGAGCTCTTCAAG ATGAAGTTTGATGAGAAGGAGCTCAGGAGAGAGATCAGTTATGCCATCAAGAACATCCATGGCGTCAG AACGGGGCTGTTCACGCCCGACTTGGCGTTCGAGGCCATCGTGAAAAAGCAGATTGTTAAGCTGAAGGAGCCGTGTCTGAAGTGTATCGATCAGGTCATTCAGGAACTGATCAACACTGTCAGGCAATGCAGCTGCAAG CTGACTTCTTACCCCCGGCTAAGAGAGGAAACTGAGCGGATCGTCACCACCCATGTGAGGGAGCGAGAAGGCAAGACCaaagagcag GTCTTGCTCTTGATCGACATGGAGCTCTCCTACATCAACACCAACCACGAGGACTTCATTGGATTTGCCAA TGCTCAGCAAAGGACCGCCAATGTGAGCAAGAAAAGAGCCATGCCCAACCAG GGACGTGGGGCTTTCTTCCACAGAAATACTGTACGAGATAAGTTCCTACTGTCTAGCTTTT GTGATCAGACGTGGTTGGTTGACCATCAACATCAGTATTATGAAGGGCGGGTCTAA